A single window of Columba livia isolate bColLiv1 breed racing homer chromosome 16, bColLiv1.pat.W.v2, whole genome shotgun sequence DNA harbors:
- the ATP5F1E gene encoding ATP synthase subunit epsilon, mitochondrial: protein MVAYWRQAGLSYIRYSQICAQVVRAAMKPQYKAEAERAAMATVKTVKPKKE, encoded by the exons ATGGTGGCGTACTGGCGGCAGGCCGGGCTCAG TTACATCCGCTACTCCCAGATCTGCGCCCAGGTGGTGCGGGCGGCAATGAAGCCTCAGTACAAAGCAGAGGCAGAGAGGGCGGCGATGGCCACCGTGAAGACTGTGAAACCCAAGAAGGAATAA
- the PRELID3B gene encoding PRELI domain containing protein 3B: MKIWTSEHVFDHPWETVMTAAMQKYPNPMNPSVVGVDVLARHVDPGGKLHSHRLLSTEWGIPSIVKSIIGTCRTKTYVQEHSVVDPVEKTMELRSSNISFTNLVSVDERLVYKPHPHEPDKTILTQEAIISVKGVSLSSYLEGLMANTISSNANKGREALEWVINRLNAEIEEFTASARGTMRNSMAAAAFVEK, from the exons ATGAAGATCTGGACCTCGGAGCACGTTTTCGA CCACCCCTGGGAAACGGTGATGACAGCTGCTATGCAGAAATACCCAAACCCCATGAACCCCAGCGTGGTGGGAGTCGATGTCCTGGCCAGACACGTGGACCCCGGTGGGAAGCTGCACAGCCACAGGCTGCTCAGCACTGAGTGGGGAATACCCTCCATCGTCAAATCC ATCATCGGCACATGCAGAACAAAGACGTATGTTCAGGAGCACTCTGTTGTTGACCCAGTGGAAAAAACGATGGAGCTTAGATCCAGTAAT ATTTCATTTACAAACCTGGTGTCAGTAGATGAGAGGCTTGTCTATAAACCACACCCTCACGAACCAGACAA AACCATTTTGACACAAGAAGCAATAATATCTGTAAAAGGTGTCAGTCTCAGCAGTTACCTAGAAGGGCTAATGGCAAACACAATTTCTTCCAATGCTAATAAA GGCCGTGAAGCATTGGAATGGGTAATTAATAGACTGAATGCTGAAATTGAAGAGTTCACAGCTTCAGCAAGAGGAACCATGAGGAATtcaatggcagcagcagcatttgtaGAGAAGTAA